The Malus domestica chromosome 17, GDT2T_hap1 genome contains the following window.
GATGAAAGATCCTGTCTACGGATGTGTTGGAGCCATCTCAGTGCTCCAAAGGCAAGTCATTCGCCTTCAGAAGGAGTTGGACGAGACTAATGCTGATCTCGTCCGGTATGCCAGCAGCTACAACCATGAAATATTGCTGCCAACATCTCAGTCCGAGAGGTCTAGTAGTAGTAGGGTTCGTGGAGGAGGGTCTCTAGGTCAAAATTCTGGTTCGTATTTTGATCCACCATGGAATAGAAATGCTTATGGAGATAGAAATtatgagagaggaggaggagaaggagataTATAAATTTAAGTAGATTACAGTGCTCTAGTCTATTGTGTTAAATGTGCCAAAGAGAGGAAATAAAGTAGCTTCATATATGTTGTATGTGTCAATAATTATTAGGAGTAGACCTGGTTTTTTAGGGTTTCTCCTGGGTATCCATGTAAACAGGTTTTAGTAATATGTATCCTATACTCTGTGGAAAGCCTTGTGTATCTATCTGTATATCTCTCTTGTGATATATAATATTGAAAGCATTTTATAAATATTGCTGGCCCGATTATATATGCATTAAGTATATGTGTTGAAGATGAAGAGCGATGCTaatcactaagtttattgtgtTGTTTATTACTTAACATGGAATTCTAGACAAATTTCTTTGGAATACATGTTGGTGTGTTAGAAAGAACCTTAATATTAAGTGAAAAACAAACACTATTATTGATCTACTTCTAGTTAAAGACTGGATCCACGCGAGCTAGGTTAAGATCGAATGTGGTAAACAAACACAATGCTTCCGATGTTAATTTGTGAGTCTAATTTTGGCATAGTTGGTGCCTGCAGTTTTTTATACAAgcaatattaaaaagaaaaaaaaaagtcagaaACCAACTATTGAATGCACAAAATGGTGTTAAACTACTTAAACTATAAACTCTTTTCAATAAACTTGATTTAATTGATGTTGATCGAACAATGAACACAGTGAAAGCGAGAAAAGAAACATCTCGTCTCTCACCATATGGGCTCCCTTTCCCTTTTCCCTATCCATGCATTGTATCAGGTCTATTACAAGTGTGAACAAAACAAATGGACCACCGGTGGTTGTGTGGTATATTCTTATTCCCAACTTTTTTTGCCTCATCAAttgcaaaaaattaacaatactCTGCCACTTATAGGCTTATAGCCTTTAGCTCCAATTCAACAGATGTTTAAAATTGGCTGTCAATTATCCAAAGTATTATAGCCTTACTCTATTAAATATTTCTCACAACTTTCATATCTACTGTCAGTAATCAGAGTCTGCAAATTTTCCAAGGGACAGACAGACACACATGGCAGCACTGTAAAAATTTTGACTTCTTCACCCCCTAAACAAAGATATTTTAaccttaattaattatatatatctaCTGCTTGCGAATTTCAGGTCCTTGCCCATTATAACATGGACAAAGATTGTCTGCTCTTCATTTTCGATGTACTTCTCGTATCATTTTGTTTATGTGGTTAGTATTATTTTGTTTATGTGGTTACGATTAAatcatgttaatattttatattattatttatttttattttattatatttataaaaatataatataaaatattaacatgttTTAACCGTAATCACATAAAATAGGAGATACCGGAAATgaaggcagacaatccttgtccttatAACATTGCAAGTCTATACAGTACTACTGTCACAGTCACTGTCTGAATTCTGCAGAAAAGCTACAGTAAGTCGCACAGATGATGCCTACTCTCTATGAATTAGGATCCACAAAACAAAAGGGATTGTTTGCCTTGCCCATGTGATGATAGAAGATTATTGAAGGGTACCCTGCATCCTTCACAGATCATCATTTTAAGTGTCGGACCCATTTTTCTTAACCATTATTTGGATTTTTACAAAAATCTACCGATGTTCTCGTTAAAAAAAACGATTATGAGACTGAAATTTATGGCAAAAAAAGTAAATGAAGACTTGAAATATACTCTAAGAAAATACATAAGGTATTTGAAGTTAacgaaaaattttgtaaaatcaaGCGCTGTGTCGTTAAGGATTTATACACCGATCCTATTTATTGGAATAAAATTTTCTTGTTGTATTTACCATATCCTTTTACTAATCATCAAGTCCCTTTCGACATCCGAATCAAGTGGCTATCCCCCCAAAGTTTCTATATGCATGCTTCAGGGTTACTATTCTTGGTCTTGTTTTGAATAGAGCAAATCTTCGGTAGGGCAACACTCATAAAGAGAGTAAAAATAGTGAGATCTGATATGACCATCAAAATACCGTGTCTTTGTTTTTGTGAGAGCAGCCGGACAATACCTTAGGGCAGCTAGGCCACATGTATTGTCCGACTATCCTAAGGTATTGTTCATTTGAATTGATTCtagaaaactttaacgaaaagtctttggtattgttcactttaatgaaaaatcacatttttacactaaaaaatcaatcacggtactatttactttactctttattttgttcttatcgttaaaactcaaaattttcaaaccattttcattagttttcccttGATTCTACCCTTGGAATTTTGATTCTTTAAGCAATAGTAACATTGTCCCGTGCACATGCATATTTTTAACTGATGTTGATGCTTGCAGCTGGGGGAGGTTTCATTAGAGCACTAGTAGCTGCTCATGGTTCGACAGTAGTACGTTTATATTTGAATAGCACTAGCAGTAGGCACAAAGATTTTGATGTCGGGTTTTTGCTTTTACACCAAAGATTGTCTAATCTTTTCATTTTACCTACATTATTGGGATAAGATTTCCATGGTATGGTATATATTTACAGGACGACTGTGTGCAATATCTGCATACGTACTGTGACAATCGCACTCTTTGACATGTGAGAGTGCGGTTAAACTTCTCTGTCACGGATAAACCTCCATCTATGCACCTCTCGTTCTCTCGTAGTGAAAGTTGATGAGAGACTTAGAGAAGGAGAGTACCATTCTCGTGACAGGAAATATTGTAGACGATGACACAACAAAAGCCATAGGTTAATGagaaaaatgacatgaaaagAAGACTTCATATGTGATATGTCTCTCATTTAGCAATGCAAAAAGTAGCACGCGTAACAGAAGAAAGTGTCAAAAAAACGTCGTAATCGTTCTATTTTGGGGTATTGAGATAGCTCTTATCCCAGGTCATGTCCATCGCTCTCCAGATGTTTGGGCCACCACAAACCGCCCAAAAAGTGATCCCAAAGGCCCAACATCAAGAATTGACAAGCCAGCCTTCGTTCGGCCGAATCAAATCGCAGTCTCTTTGACAGACTGATTAGACATTTGCATCAAAGCTTACATGGAACACATTCATGGATTGAGATCACCTGATCTCACACTCTAAAGAGACAGACTCAATCATCCGGATCATTTAATTTAAATCTTGCAGTTTCCATTAGTCTCATCCTATTAGCTTATTTCACACTCAAAATCACatcctcatctctctctccaacgcccttctctctctcttaaacAGTTCAGATTACTGGATCATCAACTCTAAAGTGTGAGATCCAAAGAGGATCTCAATCCCACATTCACCACCAAGACGTTCTAGGATGTCAATAAGTCACCATGGCAAATCCTCAAGCATTCAAGTCGGCTAAGAGCAGAGAATCTTGGGTATGATTGTATGCACTGGCGGAGCGACTTTAAAGGCTACCTTAGGTTATATCCCAAGTAGCTTTcgatgaaaaataaattttttattgatcTTGAAATGTGACCCATTATATATTTAGTTATTAATCctaattttcttgttttaattaTATACTACAGATTACAAGCTATCTCTTTTTCTTATATCCTTTCTCTCATCGCTTCTTGTACATGTACAAATttgaatttatttgaattttaacacGTATTAATTAAATAACGAAAATTCTTGGCTCACCTTGTGAAATATTTCTTAAGCTAGCTAATACTATGAAAAACACAATAACAAGTTTCTTGCTTGATAAAGATTTAATCGTTAAGCTAACCCACCCGGTAAAAAATTTCTAGCCCGTATGAGTGATACATAATCAGACTTGTTAGACTATCGGATAAGAAGTTGTCATGAAGTTATCATGTTAACACGAATGGAGTCTgattaataaaaaatacaaaggGTGTGTATGATGCTGTGAGAGAAAGTGCGGCAGGAGAAGGGGCTATTGCTTTACCCAAGTTTGGGGTCCCCACTTAGCGATATTCCAAGTAATACAGTGACCTTAAGCATGCCCAATGAACAGTAGGAGAGGCCTCTAGAGATCATCCCGGTGCTTATAACACCGGTAATATACCTTCATGATCAACTCAAAGAACGTTTAAGCAATGATTAAAACCAATACAAAGATTAATCAAGTCAATACCACCAAAATTACAAGTGCTACTCTGGTGTTTGGCAAGTCGTGCTCCACCCACCAACATGCACATAAACAACTAGAGAAATATAATTCAGCATTTCTCTTGCACTGATTCCTTATCTGTAGATGCCTCCATCCTTTGAAGATTCTTTCTTTGCCCGTAGTCCGGGTCTTTTAGGACTTCCCCTTCTTTATAAGTCGTGAGGGACGCTTAAAATGAGTGTTGAATCTTCAGTCTATCAGCATAAGTGCCTCCTTAACAAATTTTCCGGCGTTCTGTTTCTAGCCAGACCGCCAGTTCATGAAATCCTAACATGCATTTCCTCCCCAACTTCGGCAAATATTTCATCCACCCTTTTAAAAAGAAGAATCTATTCATACCTCTCAAATATGAATTTTCAAAACAGAAGTAAAAAGTCTGAACTGAACTTAGACACCGAGATCATTCTTACCTGTGAGCATCTATATTCACCTCTGCAATCCACGTCGTTAGATAAACCTGAAAAATCAAATTGATTTAGAGGTACTGAAATCCATGAAGGGAAATACCTAGCTTTGATAATTTATTATTCGAGTATAATGTGTGATTCCATTCTATTTCACTTTGATGAATAAGTGAATAACTATTTCAAACATGTTATGAATTATCTGTGTCAGTCTCAGCTCttaaaatcaataaaagaaATCTTTTCAGAGCGACCCGTATCCATCATGCTATATATCCTGACTAGGAACTTCCACATGTATTGGCGAATATAAGATAATGAGAAACAATTTGAGCACAAACATATTTTTCGGGATTACCAATTGCATTAATCAATAGCACCCATACCTGCAAAACATCATGATCTGGCTGCTGATTACATCGTGCAGCTGGCATTTCGAATTTCTGATCATCCAATCTTGGATAGATTGGCTTACAAGTCTCCTCACCATATAAGTTGCATATACTCAACTCACCAAATTCTCCCGGATAAAGCTCATCCGACCAATCCAAACTGTTTACTGTTGGAACGTCACAACTAATTGAAAGTAATTCCACTACAACCAAACGCTGCACTgacaaaacaacacaaagacATAACATGTAACATAGAACATGCAGAAATTTGACCAGATACCGTAGCAGCCCAGGAGTGACAACTTACCTTCAAATTTAGCTCCAATATAAACATCTGGACAAGCTCCTCCGCCAGTTTTTCTGAGATTGTTTCCACAATCAAAGTTTAGAATCATATGAAACTTATAGGATCTTAGCTTTACGCTTTTTTTTTACTGATTTAGCTGGCTGTTTAGTGTTTTACCAACCGTGCAATACCAAAGGGCATTGTTGCTAGTAAAGGCAGGTTTGGTCAAAGGACCTCTGATATACTCTATTTCTCTAGC
Protein-coding sequences here:
- the LOC103404301 gene encoding LOB domain-containing protein 25 yields the protein MASSSTSSYTNSPCAACKFLRRKCMPDCIFAPYFPPEEPQKFANVHKIFGASNVSKLLNEVHPHQREDAVNSLAYEAEARMKDPVYGCVGAISVLQRQVIRLQKELDETNADLVRYASSYNHEILLPTSQSERSSSSRVRGGGSLGQNSGSYFDPPWNRNAYGDRNYERGGGEGDI